The nucleotide sequence GAAGAAGAGCAGTTAAAAGAAAAAATAGTAAGCGATGCAGTAGTTTCCCGGAGAATGAAGCATCTTTTAATATCAGGTATTTATATTACCGAACTAAAAGGAAAGGAAGCAGGGGAGTGGATGGAAGCGGCCAGAAAACAGGGAGCTTCCGAAGCGGAATTAGCCGATGTTGGATTGATTTGTTTATTAACAGCAGGCATTCCGGCCTGGTTTGAAGCCAGTGATTCATTAATTGAAAAATAAAGGGGAAGAGGTGGTGAAAAGCATGGCGAAAATCCATGAGGACATCAAGCAAGCTTTGTCTTGTGTACAGTCTGGCCACACGCTTATGGTCGGCGGATTTGGTTTAATCGGAGCGCCTCTAACATTAATTGACGGACTGGCTGAAAGAGACGTATCCAATTTGACGATCATTAGCAACAACTTAGGGGAAGTCGGCCGGGGGTTGGGGATTCTCCTTAGACAAAACAAAATCAGGAAAGCGATCGGCTCTTATTTTACAAGCAACCGGGAAGTGGGCGACTATTATCAAAAAGGAGAAATAGAGTTGCAGCTGTTGCCACAGGGGACGTTATCCGAGTCCATGCGAGCGGGCGGAGCAGGAATTGGCGGGTACTATACGAAAACTGGTGTTGGAACCGAATTA is from Bacillus sp. PK3_68 and encodes:
- a CDS encoding CoA transferase subunit A; translated protein: MAKIHEDIKQALSCVQSGHTLMVGGFGLIGAPLTLIDGLAERDVSNLTIISNNLGEVGRGLGILLRQNKIRKAIGSYFTSNREVGDYYQKGEIELQLLPQGTLSESMRAGGAGIGGYYTKTGVGTELAKGKEEREINGVKYIFEPAIRADVALIRAHKADTLGNLVYYKTARNFNPLMATAADIVIAEVDEIVEPGELSPEEIVTPHLFVDGIVKAQKILTKAGVVSCG